ATTGTGcaataattattttatacattgtgaagatgtgtctttgccaaggctccttctgtttggtttaataaagagctgaatgaccaatagataggcaggaagaggttaggcaggacttctgggcacagagaaaagaagaggaaatgaatcTAGGCACAGGGGAAACaccagaagaaacaggaagtacaagatggaagagaggtaaaaagccacaaggcaaaacatatatatatatatattttttttgagacacggtttctctgtgtagctttggagcctgtcctggcactcgctctgtagaccaggctggcctcgaactcagagatctgcctgcctctgcctcccaagtgttgggatttttaaaggccaccaacacccgactccaaaacatagattaatataattgggttaatttaagttataagagttagtgggacaagcctaaggtattggccaagctttcataattaataataagcatccatgtcattatttgagagctgattgtacagagaaagacttgctacagtaaattgatatttataaatatgaagCAGGCAGAAAACTATTTTTAGACTGGCTCTCACTCTAATACTGACACTAGTTTGTAGGCCaattggtctcaaacttacagcaatccacctgcctcaacctcctgagtaaacctcctaggattaaaggcatacaccaccatgccaggcaggagccttccttatttatttgtcttttttccagacaggatctcactatgtagctttggctgtcctggaactcagagatccatctgcccctacccctgcctctgcctctgcacctGCCCCTgcacctgcccctgcccctgactTTCATGGGCAGGActaaaggcttgtaccactagACCCAGCCACATAGCATTTTGTTTGCCTGTTCTTATCACCTCATTCCCATTCTAGAACATCattttctctcactgaaccttttCCCTTAGCCTATAATAAATGCCAAAATTTGAGTACCTGGAAAAGTCTATCACAAGAGACTTCAATGATTGTATGCCAATTTATACAATTATATTAATACTGAGGGAAAAACTACTGGGTTCTGTTGCACTGGTGTAATAAAGGGAAGAACTGGGAATGAGTCACCCACCTATCACAATGATCCTGAGTCAGCCTAGGACTTTGAATTACCTGTTGGACAATAATTACATCCTCACTACTTAGAACCATGCCCAAAggcacattaaaatatatttgggggctagacagatggctcagaggttaagagcactggctgctcttccagaggtcctgagttcaattcccagcaaccacatggtggctcacaaccatctgtaatgagatctggtgccctcttctggtgtgcagatatacatgaaagcagaatgttgtatacataataaataaaatctttaaaatatatatatggtaaTTATGTGATGATTGAATAAACAATTAAATGATCAAAGGGCAGAAACAAGAACTGTGCAATCtgggccagcaaggtggctcagtgagtaagtgTGCTTGCTACCTAccctgacaacccgagttcaatccccaggacccacatggtgcaaggagattaacgcaagttgtcctctgacctatccATGTGTATTGTGGCACATATataatgccacacacacataccaagtaaataaatataatgaaataaaaatacatcttggggccaggcagtggtggcacacacctttaattccagcactgaggaggcagaggcagacagattcccatgagttcgaggccagcctggtctacaagaactagttccaggacagcctccaaagccacagagaaaccctgtctcaaaaaaccaaaaaaagaaaatggaaaagaaaaaatatatcttGGCATGGGAAAGAAACTAAAATGGCCTTGTTGGCAAATGCAGGAGAGCCTGTGCAATTCAAATCACATGAAAACATGAAACAGCAGTACTTAACACTCACTAATGAAAAAGTTATAGCTCACATTAATTAGTACCATTAAATAGCTAGCAGAGTACAACTTGAACATTTGTTTTGAAGAGATCAATTCTGCTCAAATTGAGAATAAtttaaactaggcatggtggcacaccatGGAAATCAATTCAAGAGGCAGgcatgtgagtttgaggacagtctggtctacacagtgaattccagaccctgtctcaaaaaaaaaaaaaagaaaaaagaaaaaaaaaaagaaaaaaaaaaaaaaaaaaaagaaaaaagaaaaaaaaagtaaagataatTTAAATGTATGCAAATACAACTGAGAGCAATGGTTGTTGAGATTAAGACAAGGAATCCACAGCTTAAACATGGCCTGCCACTCTCAGTGCCTTCTGAGTGTGCAGAACTATGCAGCACAGTATGAAAAACCATAATTTAAAAACTAGGTATTGGGTAACAGATTCCTTCTTACCTAATGGAAAGCCAAAAACACCAGACTGTGCAATGGTAGCTTGTTCCAGGGAACCTTCTTGGCTAGCAATAGTGATATTTCGTAGCCTAAGGCTATCATAAAGGCCTTGGAGCTTTTGATACTGGCGATTGCGCTCCATAAGTTTTTCAGAAATATCACTAAACTTTTTCTTGTactcttctagaactttcttcaTAGAAGTGACCTCTCCTTTCATAGAGGTCAATTCCACATCCTTGCTCTGTATTTGCTGTGTATATATCTTTTCCATCTGTTTCAGATGGCTCTCGGCTTTGCTGAAATTATATTCTTGATAGAGACGCTCCTGGTGTACCTGTCCAAACAAATGAGAAGCAGCACAGTGTTACAGACTCATCCAAGCTTAGCTGGAAAGGATGCTTATACAGGGATGTCCTTATCATAGTATTTAAAGCCAGGTTTAAGATATAATCACGCCAGGCAGTAGTGTTACatgtcttaaatcccagcacttggaaggcaggggcaagcaatatttgtgagttcaaggccagcctggtctacagagtgagttccaaggctgtaagggctacacagagaaaccactgtctcaaaaaaaaacataatcacAACATATAATGCAGTGATTACAGAAAATGGGATGCTCAGAGAATCACAGCGCCAGAATAAGTATGCCTTATCTGCAAGTAATATACATCCTGAAAGTTTTTAAGAAATACAACTGAAGTTGTGTGTGAAGGTTTATGCATGTAGTAGTCACAGACATAGGGAATGCTTACacagcactttacccactgggacatctccccagcccctaagcACTAACCTGGTATGTCCAGAAGGCCAATGCCCGGGAGCTGATGTCCAATACAATCTCTGGCCGAAGCCCTGCCAGTACCATAGCTTTATATTCCTCTGATGGACTGAGCTCTGTGCGAACAATGTCTAGCTTTCCAGAAAGGGTGCTGTTGCAGGCAGGGCAGATAGCTGGTGAACGACTGAACTCACCACTGCCATGCTGATCACAGAAGATGTGAGAGCAGGCAGTAACCCAAGCATAGCCAGAGAGCTTGAGGCGGCATTTCCGATAGTTGCAAAGCAACATGTCTTCATACAAAGACATGATAATAGTTTCCAGCAGAAGAATCCTAAcaaggaataaatgaaaagataagTAAGACAAATTGTAATGAATgtggacttttttaaaaaatgtacttttattttgacaaaaagcacatttttttatttattaaaattatattgattTCAGCCTCAATGCTGTGGTCTTTCATTATACAAATCTGTGAATTAAGTTATACATACAGATAGTCCCATCTCTTATTGATGTCAAGAATACTGTGCACAATGGCAAATGTTTAGAAACAtcacaaagaaatacaaattaaatctgCCCCATTTTCCAACACCAGAACACAAAGCATTCTATTAAGGCCAGGCATGATGATGGTCATGAAAGCCTAATAGAATTTCAGAGGTAGAAGTAGGCAGATCTttttaagttcaaggtcagcctgatctatacagtgatttctaggacagtcagggctagtATATCTCATATGTGGCAAAAATGAGGCTGCACATAACTGCAGTAAAAATTATAAGTGACactcaagttttgttttgttttgttttttaagatttatttgtttattatgtatacagtgtactgtctgcatgtctgcctgcaggccagaagagggcaccagatctcattacagatggttgtgagccaccatgtggttgctgggaattaaactcaagactcctggaaaagcagtcaatgctcttaacctctgagccatctctccagtccctcaagttttttttttttttaatacatcttGAGTTCTCATATTCCTTAACCGAACTGCTTTGATTTTAAAAGACTAGCTACATGACAAAATTAGATATGAACTATTGAACTATGCTAATTCATCTATGATGAAGCCTGAAAATCTACATTAGAATGcttgtttaaatttgtttgtttgtttgatttttgagacagggtttctctgtagctttggagcctgtcctgacactcactctgtagaccaggctggcctgacactcacagagatccacctgcttctgcctcccgagtgctgggatgttTAAGTTTTATTATCAGTTAAATAATACATCTATCAATATGGCGATAGTTTAACACATTTACAACTGATTCTCTAGACTGTTACTTTTCAGTAGTGTCCACTATAGAAAGCAATAGCATCAACAGTCATCTATTGAATAATAGTGCTGAATCAATTAATTATACACCAAGGAAAAGGGAGCACATTCAACATACAACTTAAACACGTTCCTTAACAGTGTTATgggccacacctgtaatcccagcactaggaggctgaggtagacctttccttccttgttggaggccagcctgggctacacagcaaactcctgtctcaaaaaacaaaacatattccCTATGCTGGGATGCCTCGCCCTGCCttgaagcaggaggaggagcacgGTCCtccctcaacttgatatgtcaggctttgttgactcccataggagccctgcccctttctgaacagaggaaGGGTGGGGGGGCTGGACGGGAGTGGAGagcagagggaacaggaagagagagggagaggaaactggttggggtgtaaaataaatgaaactattttaaaagagagagagggaaggagggagagagggagggagggagggagggacggacggacggacgggggggagggagagagagagagagagagaagagcaagccaggtgttggtggctcacgcctttaataccagcactggggaggcagaggtaggtagagctctgtgagttcgaggccagcaaccctgtctcagaaaccaaaaaataaataaccataaTGTTCTACTAACAGGGATCAATGGATACGCTGAGAGACACCTTCATCTCAAATGTCACACCTGCACAACCTACCACCTGTGAGATAGCCGCTAGAAGATCAGTCATCCTTGGCCCAAGGCCACATCCTTGGATTCGGTGACTCTGAGGCCACTATGGGCTACAACGAGACCGTCTTCAAACGAATATACAGACGTCCTTGCCGAGTTTCCAGACACAGTTCACCTGACAGCCAGAGGCCAATTTCACTTTACCTCCCCCCAGAGAAATGCACCCCGTCCTCGCTGGGGGTGAAGGAGCAGCCAACTCCACATGGTCACAAGGCAGGCGGGAAAGTCATACAAGATGACGGCCAAGTTCTTCAGAACAAGTCCCACACAGTTTTCACTTAATTTTCACAGAGGAAACGACAGACAAAATACCTGCAGCAAGGAAAGCTAAAGGTGCCGGCCTTCCACGAAGTGGGACACGCAGGATTCGCGCGTGGCCCAGCTGTCAGGGCGCATGCGTGGTGACCGCAGGGCCTGCTGGGTAGCACGAGGCAGGCTGCCGGGTAGCACCGGGTCTGGTTGCTGAGGTAATCCGCCAGATGCTTCGCCTCCCGCCTCTACAGGTCAGTCAGTATGCATTTAGTGAAGTAACTACTTTAAGTCTGTATTACAGATATTCGCAAAGTGCTTAAAAGAAAGCGATAGACCGGGCGGTGGTTgcgtaagcctttaatcccagcccgcggatctctgagctcgaggccagcctggtctattgtgcgagaaaacttgtctcaaaaaagtaaaaaaagaggaagaagcgACAGGATCAAGTGCCATACTTTTTTGTGAGATTTATCTTTAGCCAAGTGTGGCAATGCAtttctctaatcccagcaccggaGAGAAAGACTGagcattgagttccaggccagccaagaccaCGTAGTGAGACCgtttctcaaatatatatattattattattattattattattattattattattaatacctATGTGCCACATATGTCCTTGTAGTCAATAGAgtgtgttggatgccctggagctggagttaacagacagttgACTTGTCGATGCTGAGAAAGACAGTGTCCTCTAGGTCAGCAACTATTGCTCCAGTCCCAGGAGTCGTAATTGAGATATCTTTGCTGGTAGTATTCAAGTAGTTAAGTGGATTATCTTGTCTGTTTTCAAGATTTATGTAATTTATGTATATAGGtattgtctgcatgtacatctgcacagcagaagagggcatagaATCCCATGAAACTAGTTGTGACCCACCAagtggtgctgggtattgaactcaggacctcaggaagagcagcagcagcagcctacacccttaactgctgagccagctctccagttccTAAATACTGCTGTCACTTTGCCCATCAGAGGTTACCTATATATAGCAACTGTGGTTTTTCTGCTTGTCAATGTTTTTTTCCagctgaaaattaaaattaagctgGAAAGAGAGCTAGaaggtcccagcactcagaaggcagaggcaggcagatctctgagtttgaggccagcctggtctacaaagcaagttccaggacaggtcccaaagctacacagagaaaccctgtcttgaagaacaagcaaacaaaaaagtagttCAGGTGCAAACCTTAATGCCATTCTCTTGCATCCACCTCCTCAGAAGAGCTGACCCTGTTATGAACTAATTATATCAGCACAATGGACACCAACCAATGGTCTTTCCCAGTATCCaatctttcttgtttttgagataggcttcaTGTTTCCTACAATGGCAGTGGTgttgagctcactgtgtagcaaaggatgaccttgaacttctgaacttttACTAAATGCTAGGATCAGGGGAGTGTGTGCTAGAGATATTAAACCTGGTTTTCATGTTAGGCAAACAGCTAAGCTACAGCCATTAAACCTTATCCCTTCAATTACTTTAACAGCTCTAACATTTGTTTTTCCCCTAGCAACTTAATCCTACTGGTACAAGTTAACCAGGGGAAAGTGGAAATGTAAGGATAAGTAAATATTAAGTTTGTAGGACGAAATAAAAGATGAGAATTTAGGCAACCTCAAACTACAGCAGGCTTTATTCAAAGACAAAAGGTATGGCTGACATCTCTAGTTCTGGCACAGGACCCAGTCACTCAATGACCAGAATGACCCATGCTTGAAAATGGGTTTCTGTAGCTAAGGACAGAGAATGGAGAAGTTGTTTTCCTTAGACAAGCTGGTTCACTGGGTGTCTGGGGTTGAGGTCAGCTGCTTTACTACTGCACTTGAAACTTAACTTCTACTTcctggaactgtttggggagCAGAGTTCCTTTAAGGAGGGCTGTGGGTAAACCATACATTACCTACCATGTTTAAGATAGTTGAGCCTTTTGAGTGTATCTAGTTTTAACTGTCCCAAACATAGATCACAAGTAAAATACAATCTCATTTGAATTTAAGAGCAAAAACACTCAATTTTCACAATACTTACTTTGTAAACTTACTTCCATGTTACTCTTATGTTATAAGAGATGTAGCCAAGTAATACATATGCTGCCTTTATTTCCCAACAGGCAAATACTAAAACATACCAATTTACTCTCCTAATAGACATTGACTCTAGGcttctttaaagttaaaaaactACTCATCTAGACTAAGCCTCTGTGCATGTCTCCTTGACTAAACCTGTCAAAAATTCCTATAGAATACCCAGCTGTGTTAACATAAAATTCCCAAGTAAACTATATGCTCCCCGTGACATGAGAACTCATTGCTAGATCAGGAATTGCTTTGTGTTCTTGTTCATCTAATTCCAAGTTGATTATTCTGTTGAGTAAGCTTTCACACTGAAGATTTTAAGCTGCTTTGAAATGTATTTAATTGGACCAGGTGGTGGCATCACAtccctttaatttcagcatttggtGGATGGGGGGCACAGAGGCAGGGAAATCCAATCTCCAGGCCAGCtggacctacagagtgagttccaggacaaccaggcctgttagagaaaccatgtctttgaaaaaggaaggagagatggattAGTTGCAGTAAAACTAAGGTTGCAGGagctgggtttgatttccagcacccacatggcagctcacaactgaactgaactgttaactccagttcagTTCCATGGACTCTTATGCCCTCTTCTAAACTCCAACAGGAATGTAAATGGTAAATAGACATACATTCAagtgaaaacacacagaaattaaaTTTGAACAAATTTATTAATTACTTGGGAAAACAACAAACCATTTAAAATCTAAACATGAGTGTTTCAGTAACTCCAAGGATCAATCACTATAGTCCTGTGGAATGATACAATAAAAAGTTCTCTATAGCTATGGCCCTGGGTTTTGAACTCTTCACCCTACAGTCACCTCCtgctttaaaatttgtttgtCTGGGTAAAGTTCAGAAAACAGTAGGGGGACAGACTTCTGGTCCTCAAGAAGCCCTGAGAAGGCAAGCAATATGATGGAGTGCTTAGGCTCTCTATGAGGAGCCAAATTTACCTGCAACCAAATTATGAAGCATTAGAACAGACACTCTGGCTTAAATGGTCTTACACATGATCAACAAGTTAGTGCCAAAACAAGATTAACCCACTAAGAAAACATTACTCAATTATATACTCATTGAATACTGTGCCTAATTTTAGAACTAAATTGGGCTTCAGGAGCCAATGGCAGAGGCAATGAGTAGGCCACCTGGCAGATACAGAATTTAACTTTAtgcgtatgggtgttttgcctacatgtctaCACATGTTTGCCCCATACTGCCCCACTCCCACCAATCCACGCCtcagtttctgttcagaaaaagcacaggcctcccatgtatatcaagttgcagtaaaactaagGACCTGCCCTTGTATTATGGCTttgcaaggcaacccagtatagggtcccaaaagccagtaaagaaTCAGAGGCATCCCCTGCTCCCACACTACACAACTGTcccatatgtagagggcctaagttcagactctgtgagctccatgAAACAGGTTAgataattctgtgggttttcttatggaTGTCCTTGACCCCCTTGATGGGAGGAAGGATTCCGTTCTTCAGCAGGATTCCGCAAACTCAGTGGGTCTTGgcgtctgtttccatcagttgctgaaggaagcctctctgatgacagttgggtctaggcaccaatctgtaagtatagcagaatatcactaggcATTACATTGCTGGCCACTCCTACAATCTGtcacccttaccccagcacaaTCTCCTAAGCAGAACAGACTGTAGGTGGAAGGTTATATGGCTGGGTTGGTATTGGTAGTCTTGCTTGGTCATAGGAGGTGGCCAGTTTAAGCTACAGCTGGAGTCACCCTtttagattcctgggagttttcctTGTACTAGGTTTCTTCCTGACATGTCTCCCCCACTTTTCTAGTGGGTTCTTTGAAtactctccctcacctccctacCTCCACCTGATCTACCATGTTTCCATCCCAACTCACCTCAGTCCACCTACAaaaatctatttccttttcccCCGGGAGATCCACATGTCCCCagtgagccctccttgttacttagcctaaGTCTGAAGTATAGCTTAgttatcctttacagctaatatccacttgtcTTATACTATTATTCTCATCTAAGATATAACCATGAGGAAACTTGCCAAGGTTATATAACTTGTTAAGTGATAGAACCTTAAACCCAGTCCAACTAGAAGCCTACTATGTATACTAAATAGAACCACTATACAATTATTTTGACTTTGACTATTGATCAAATTACAAAGCAATATTTAGATTCTGTCAAAATCTCATCCTCAAGCCTGACCATAAAAGGATGCAGACATTATTGTACAACCATGATTTACAGAATGAAAGTCCAGACCAGAAATGTGTTATCAATCTGGTGTTCTCTCCTAAACTGTAAATATTTGTACTTCTTGAATTCCATCCTTAGTTTGGGGGGGTGGTAATTGTTCATAGCTGTTATGTACTCCTAAATGATTTCTCATAGAAACATGTATAGAAGGGTCAAGTAAGAAATATATGGCCCATAACCTGTTTGCAATGCAAACATTCAATAAATATAGATGTATAAAAAAAACTGCATAGtattgagccaggtgttggtggcacatctttaatcgaagcactcgggagacagaggcaggcggatctctgtgagtttgaggccagcctggtctacaatcaagttccaggacaggcaccaaagcatccaaagcagtacagagaaaccccgtctctaaaaacaaacaaaaaaacctgcatAGTATTGAACAAGTAATCATATAAAGACTGAAAAGTGATGAGTTTAAAACTGTCAGACTTAACTAGAGAAATGGCACATctgaagagcagtgactgctcttccaaagaacccaagttcaattcccagcacccacagggtggctcacaccccttttaactccagttacaggggactcaaggtccttttctggcctctatgggcactgtaTGTACCCATATACCAATATGCATAGaatataaaacttttaaactgTCAATCTCATTAGTTATCAGAATACCAGCTACCAGTACTTCTCTTTTTGTAGTGTTTAATTAATGTTGATACTGTCAAATTTTTTACATTATGAATTCCCTGGGAGGGAAGGGCTAAAGCCAAGTAAGAAATGTTTACCAAGCTGATAAACATTTAAGTGTTTGCCCTAACTTTAGTCTGCTCAGCACATGTGTTTAATCAGTGTGATCAGCTGAAACACGGACTTGACATGTACTTCATCATAGCAAACTGTAAATGACTGAGGAAGGGCAAACTACTGATACTGTTCTTCAGCCAGGAAACCCAACTAATCCAGCCTCTAGTAACACTAGATCCCTTACCTTTCTTGGTAAAGGTGATTATAATATTCTCCTCTCAACTAAATCCAGCTTTTTAATCTAGGAATCCAAATTGAAATATCAGAACTACTTAGCATCAtctctggaaaacaaaaatatacaaaggtcATATTACACTTAACATAAATCATACCAACATGCTCCAAATACTCAGTTGTGAAGAAAAGTAGACTGTTCATTTTCCATCTGACTCACTATTCAATACAACTTAAAGCCAGCTGTGGCACACATCTGCCATCAAAGCAAGTAGATGGAATATTTAAACCAAACTTTTGGCCACACACTAAGTTGAAGGTCAGCTTGAGCTGCAAAGGCTCTGCAAAATATAAATTTGCAAACAAAACCCTAAGTCAGCATCAATTTGGGAGAAGACCTCCACACAAACTCAGAATTTTAAGAATTAAGATGGGAGGGGGGAAAGgaggctgggaatcaaacaaacaaacagttaaGATGGGGCCAGAGACACCCAAGTTAGTAGCTCTTGCTGCCCttccaaaagacctgagttctgcTCCCACTGctcacacc
The Cricetulus griseus strain 17A/GY chromosome 1 unlocalized genomic scaffold, alternate assembly CriGri-PICRH-1.0 chr1_1, whole genome shotgun sequence genome window above contains:
- the Ccnb1ip1 gene encoding E3 ubiquitin-protein ligase CCNB1IP1; translated protein: MSLYEDMLLCNYRKCRLKLSGYAWVTACSHIFCDQHGSGEFSRSPAICPACNSTLSGKLDIVRTELSPSEEYKAMVLAGLRPEIVLDISSRALAFWTYQVHQERLYQEYNFSKAESHLKQMEKIYTQQIQSKDVELTSMKGEVTSMKKVLEEYKKKFSDISEKLMERNRQYQKLQGLYDSLRLRNITIASQEGSLEQATIAQSGVFGFPLGNSSKFPLDHTPVGSRGGGDEDVQFRPFFVDSPTAPEPINNFFSFASQSHESEQQVCSRAFKAKRI